The following are encoded together in the Variovorax sp. PBS-H4 genome:
- a CDS encoding FAD-dependent oxidoreductase, which yields MKTTGEGFEQTVDVVVIGTGAGGMAAAVAARTMGLEVLLLEKAALYGGTTARSGGVLWIPNNPISTFKPEPDSMDDARAYLKYECGDFYDSERVEAFLANGPRMVDFFVRRTDVKLIALPQYPDYHCESPGGRMAGRSIMAAPLDGRELGEHIRALRPPLKEITFVGMMFNSSAEVGHFFNATRSFKSAAYVAKRLMTHAAEMILHGRAMRLTNGNALAARLAKSAFELGIPMWLESPAQALVRDGGRVSGVVVGKADGSSVRIGARRGVVLAAGGFPHDVERRKKLFPHAPTGREHLSPAPPCNTGDGLRLAESVGGQVSATLPNAAAWIPVSKVWRANGETGVFPHLIDRYKPGIIAVNRAGRRFTNESDSYHDMGMAMQKHCADGSEVAAWLIADHRTIRRYGLGFVKPFPLPMGAHLRSGYLMRGKTLGELAGMAGIDAAALQTTVDAYNVGAHEGKDPQFRRGWRVYNRFLGDETHRPNPCVAPVKEGPFYAVKIVMGDLGTFAGIRTDRFARVLDAEGRPLPGLFAAGNDNASVMGGGYPGGGITLGPAMTFGFVAAEFMAGNGLQEAAADVLPSMATA from the coding sequence ATGAAGACGACCGGCGAGGGCTTCGAGCAAACGGTCGACGTGGTGGTGATCGGCACCGGCGCCGGCGGCATGGCTGCAGCGGTAGCCGCACGCACGATGGGGCTTGAGGTGCTGCTGCTCGAGAAGGCGGCGCTGTACGGCGGCACGACGGCTCGCTCGGGCGGCGTCCTGTGGATTCCCAACAATCCGATCTCGACCTTCAAGCCCGAGCCGGATTCGATGGACGACGCACGGGCCTACCTGAAGTACGAATGCGGTGACTTCTATGACAGCGAGCGCGTGGAGGCTTTTCTTGCCAACGGGCCGCGCATGGTCGACTTCTTCGTGCGCCGGACCGACGTGAAGCTGATCGCACTCCCGCAATACCCTGACTACCACTGCGAGAGTCCAGGGGGCCGCATGGCCGGCCGTTCGATCATGGCGGCGCCGCTCGATGGGCGCGAGCTCGGCGAACACATCCGGGCGCTGCGGCCCCCGCTGAAGGAGATCACCTTCGTGGGCATGATGTTCAATTCGAGCGCCGAGGTCGGGCATTTCTTCAACGCGACGCGTTCGTTCAAGTCGGCGGCGTACGTCGCGAAGCGGCTCATGACGCACGCGGCGGAGATGATCCTGCACGGCCGCGCGATGCGGCTGACCAACGGCAATGCGCTTGCCGCGCGGCTGGCCAAGTCGGCCTTCGAGCTCGGCATCCCGATGTGGCTCGAATCGCCTGCCCAGGCGCTGGTGCGTGACGGTGGGCGCGTCAGCGGTGTCGTCGTAGGCAAGGCGGACGGCAGCAGCGTACGGATCGGTGCGCGGCGCGGCGTTGTACTGGCAGCAGGCGGATTCCCGCACGACGTTGAGCGCAGGAAGAAATTGTTTCCACATGCGCCGACCGGACGCGAGCACCTGTCGCCGGCACCGCCTTGCAATACCGGTGACGGCCTGCGACTGGCCGAGTCGGTGGGTGGCCAGGTGAGCGCGACGCTGCCGAACGCTGCGGCATGGATTCCGGTGTCGAAGGTGTGGCGCGCCAATGGCGAAACCGGCGTCTTTCCACACCTGATCGACCGCTACAAGCCCGGCATCATTGCCGTCAATCGCGCAGGGCGGCGTTTCACCAACGAGTCCGACTCGTACCACGACATGGGCATGGCGATGCAGAAGCACTGTGCCGACGGGTCCGAGGTCGCTGCCTGGTTGATCGCCGATCACCGCACCATTCGCCGCTACGGACTCGGCTTCGTGAAGCCGTTCCCGCTGCCGATGGGCGCACACCTTCGTTCGGGCTACCTGATGCGCGGCAAGACGCTGGGCGAGCTCGCAGGCATGGCCGGTATCGATGCCGCGGCGTTGCAGACTACAGTGGACGCGTACAACGTTGGCGCGCACGAAGGCAAGGACCCGCAGTTCCGCCGCGGCTGGCGCGTCTACAACCGATTCCTCGGCGACGAGACCCATCGGCCGAACCCCTGCGTCGCGCCGGTGAAGGAAGGGCCGTTCTATGCGGTCAAGATCGTCATGGGAGACCTGGGCACTTTCGCGGGCATCAGGACCGACCGTTTCGCGCGCGTGCTCGACGCCGAGGGCCGGCCGCTGCCGGGCCTTTTCGCAGCCGGCAACGACAACGCCAGCGTCATGGGGGGCGGATATCCCGGAGGCGGCATCACCCTCGGG
- a CDS encoding EthD domain-containing protein → MLIKTLCLAASQPAPAAADLIERMAVKALREVPGLQQAQVNRVLRHVPTDYIENDRPYSGVVAQADGIDVSVDLHFADATAARQAVESSAWATLMKDIQGVAGVLFALDSEPNVPVALRHGAVNGGFRRWLLLTRKAATREDFRHAWFGRHASLVRNLPLLDGYVQNLVTARYDAAGQPVAYESLPIDGIAEVCFADEAAMNTSYASDARLPLKDDGRELAARVSTVLVQGRVVR, encoded by the coding sequence ATGCTCATCAAGACGCTTTGCCTGGCGGCCTCGCAACCGGCCCCGGCGGCCGCGGATCTAATCGAACGGATGGCCGTCAAGGCTTTGCGCGAGGTGCCCGGGCTGCAGCAGGCGCAGGTGAACCGCGTCCTGCGCCATGTGCCAACGGACTACATCGAAAACGACCGGCCTTACAGCGGCGTGGTGGCGCAGGCGGATGGCATCGATGTGTCCGTCGATCTGCATTTCGCCGACGCCACTGCGGCCCGGCAGGCCGTCGAGTCGTCCGCATGGGCGACGTTGATGAAGGACATACAGGGTGTCGCCGGAGTGCTCTTCGCGCTGGACAGCGAGCCGAACGTGCCCGTGGCCTTGCGCCATGGCGCGGTAAACGGCGGGTTCCGCCGCTGGCTGCTGCTGACGCGCAAGGCCGCCACGCGCGAGGACTTCCGCCATGCGTGGTTCGGCCGCCACGCCAGCCTGGTGAGGAATCTGCCGCTGCTCGACGGCTACGTGCAGAACCTCGTCACGGCACGCTACGACGCAGCCGGGCAGCCGGTCGCCTATGAAAGCCTGCCGATCGACGGCATTGCCGAGGTGTGCTTCGCCGACGAGGCGGCCATGAATACGAGCTACGCATCCGATGCGCGCCTGCCGCTGAAGGACGATGGACGCGAGCTCGCCGCGCGGGTGAGCACAGTGCTGGTTCAGGGCAGGGTGGTCCGATGA
- a CDS encoding sugar phosphate isomerase/epimerase family protein: MNPRHRKTASLTLGFLTLGAHAAPLDTLDAAALAGYGAAGLRVSGRFPGDAWPSVEDDRSAFERIRAAAAGKGVRISSISGYYLSPQVEAAHLIANVEAARAVGAAMILQGCFEADHARVASLLRVYASAAADAGIRIALEFMPMSELKTIAEAQAVIAASGAANVGLLIDTLHLARSGATADDVAALDPATVYLTQLSDAPSKLATGSTLFDEAMSGRRHLGEGGLDLASVVNALPADAELELETPVVAQAALPPAARARHAAEAAQRFFDLHFSNATDDKGP; this comes from the coding sequence ATGAATCCGAGACACCGCAAGACGGCCAGCCTGACACTGGGCTTCCTCACTTTGGGGGCGCACGCTGCACCACTGGACACCCTCGATGCCGCCGCGTTGGCGGGCTACGGCGCCGCCGGGCTGCGCGTGAGCGGGCGCTTCCCCGGCGATGCCTGGCCTTCGGTCGAGGACGATCGTTCGGCATTCGAAAGGATCCGCGCCGCCGCTGCCGGGAAGGGCGTCCGGATCTCGAGCATCAGCGGCTACTACCTCTCGCCACAGGTGGAAGCCGCGCACCTGATCGCGAACGTCGAGGCGGCCAGGGCAGTCGGAGCGGCGATGATCCTGCAGGGCTGTTTCGAGGCGGATCACGCGCGCGTCGCATCGCTGCTGCGCGTCTACGCGTCCGCCGCCGCCGACGCCGGCATCCGGATCGCGCTGGAGTTCATGCCGATGAGCGAGTTGAAGACCATCGCGGAGGCCCAGGCGGTCATCGCGGCCAGCGGGGCGGCCAACGTCGGGCTCCTGATCGACACGCTGCACCTCGCACGCTCCGGCGCCACGGCAGATGATGTTGCGGCGCTCGACCCCGCCACCGTCTATCTCACGCAGCTCAGCGATGCGCCGTCGAAGCTGGCCACGGGCAGCACGCTCTTCGACGAGGCAATGTCGGGGCGTAGGCATCTGGGCGAAGGCGGGCTCGACCTGGCATCCGTGGTCAATGCGCTGCCGGCCGATGCGGAGCTCGAATTGGAGACGCCGGTGGTCGCGCAGGCAGCGTTGCCACCGGCGGCGCGCGCGCGGCATGCAGCCGAGGCGGCACAACGGTTCTTCGACCTTCACTTTTCCAACGCTACCGACGACAAAGGACCCTGA
- a CDS encoding SDR family oxidoreductase, producing MSSSKQPVALVAGASGIVGTGIAQRLVADGWRVLCASRSGGGCVPGTEGIAVDLMDPQACRQALLPYEDISHVFYAAYQQAQSRAAEVAPNLGMLRNVVEAASAAAPGLRKIVLVTGAKFYGIQWGAVSTPCRESDARQLPPNFYYDQQDFLCQAQRGQAWSWVNLIPPFVSGFAVGNPMNLVLGIGIYAAVCKELGLPLRFPGSTGAYDALHQIADAQQIGAAASWAASAEAAANQAFNVANGDAARWRNTWPVIAASLGMEAAQPKTMPLADVMPDQQAVWNRVAQRQGLRGIDIAKIVDWAWVDYMLRMSHDVVLETGKIRRAGFHACIETDRVFVQRLRELQEHKVIPR from the coding sequence TTGTCATCATCCAAACAACCCGTCGCCCTGGTCGCAGGAGCCAGCGGCATTGTCGGCACGGGCATTGCGCAGCGGCTGGTGGCCGACGGTTGGCGCGTGCTGTGCGCCTCGCGTTCCGGCGGCGGCTGTGTTCCCGGGACGGAGGGCATTGCGGTCGACCTGATGGATCCACAGGCCTGCCGCCAGGCCCTCTTGCCGTACGAGGACATCAGCCATGTCTTCTATGCGGCCTACCAGCAGGCGCAAAGCCGGGCCGCAGAGGTGGCGCCGAATCTCGGCATGCTGCGCAACGTGGTGGAGGCCGCGAGCGCCGCGGCACCGGGTTTGCGCAAGATCGTTCTCGTGACGGGTGCCAAGTTCTACGGCATCCAGTGGGGCGCCGTGTCCACGCCGTGCCGCGAGAGCGATGCGAGGCAACTGCCGCCCAACTTCTACTATGACCAGCAAGACTTCCTGTGCCAGGCGCAGCGCGGGCAGGCGTGGTCGTGGGTCAACCTCATTCCGCCTTTCGTCTCCGGCTTCGCCGTCGGAAACCCGATGAACCTGGTACTCGGAATCGGCATCTACGCTGCCGTCTGCAAGGAACTGGGATTGCCTCTGCGCTTTCCGGGCAGTACTGGTGCTTACGACGCGTTGCACCAGATCGCCGACGCCCAGCAGATCGGTGCGGCTGCGAGCTGGGCCGCGTCCGCCGAGGCAGCGGCCAACCAGGCATTCAACGTCGCGAACGGCGACGCCGCGCGTTGGCGCAACACATGGCCGGTGATCGCGGCGAGCCTGGGCATGGAAGCGGCGCAGCCCAAGACCATGCCGCTTGCCGATGTGATGCCCGATCAGCAAGCCGTATGGAACCGAGTCGCACAGAGGCAGGGGCTGCGCGGCATCGACATTGCGAAGATCGTCGATTGGGCCTGGGTCGACTACATGCTGCGCATGTCTCACGATGTCGTGCTCGAGACCGGAAAGATCCGCCGCGCCGGCTTTCATGCATGCATCGAGACCGATCGCGTGTTCGTGCAGCGTCTGCGCGAACTGCAGGAGCACAAGGTCATTCCAAGATGA
- a CDS encoding Bug family tripartite tricarboxylate transporter substrate binding protein produces the protein MTDRPLVTRRTAIISGGLAAASLGALPLAGLAQGTYPDKPITLVSPFGGAVDFLARLIVVQLNQRLNGNVIVDLKLGGSGTIGLAHVARAAPDGYTIGMGTSTALTSAPHLIKSPGYDVARSFTYLGLIQTSRQVLVVSPQLGVNTLAEFVALAKSKPGALNFGSSGIGNSIHLAAEEFNSAVGIKAVHIPFKTGPETDAAIIGGEVQYTFASVPTSLGLINAGKLKPLVVTGESRDPSLPNVPSLKEAGSPAALPDQLFGMVAPANLPPAVLAKLGKAIQDMQADSVFQEAVRKGGGIPSQVYGEDFRKLVLADSKRWGDLIKRLGILPS, from the coding sequence ATGACCGACCGCCCTCTCGTCACCCGCAGGACCGCCATCATCTCGGGCGGCCTGGCGGCCGCATCACTCGGCGCCCTGCCCCTCGCCGGGCTGGCGCAGGGCACCTATCCGGACAAGCCGATCACCCTGGTTTCCCCCTTCGGCGGCGCGGTCGACTTCCTGGCGCGCCTCATCGTCGTGCAACTGAACCAGCGGCTCAACGGCAACGTCATCGTCGACTTGAAGCTCGGCGGCTCAGGAACCATCGGCCTGGCGCACGTCGCGCGAGCCGCTCCGGACGGCTACACCATCGGCATGGGCACCAGCACGGCACTGACCTCGGCGCCTCATCTCATCAAGAGTCCCGGCTACGACGTCGCGCGCTCGTTCACGTACCTGGGCCTGATCCAGACATCGCGCCAAGTGCTTGTGGTGTCGCCGCAGCTCGGCGTCAATACCCTGGCCGAATTCGTTGCGCTCGCCAAGTCCAAGCCGGGCGCGTTGAACTTCGGCTCGTCCGGAATCGGCAACAGCATTCACCTGGCTGCCGAGGAGTTCAACTCGGCCGTGGGCATCAAGGCCGTTCACATCCCTTTCAAGACCGGTCCGGAGACGGATGCGGCCATCATCGGCGGCGAGGTGCAATACACCTTCGCCTCCGTGCCCACGTCGCTTGGCCTGATCAACGCAGGCAAGCTCAAGCCGCTGGTGGTGACAGGTGAGAGTCGTGATCCGTCGCTGCCCAATGTCCCTTCGCTCAAGGAGGCGGGATCTCCCGCAGCGCTGCCCGACCAGCTTTTCGGCATGGTCGCTCCGGCCAACCTGCCGCCTGCCGTGCTGGCCAAGCTCGGCAAGGCCATTCAGGACATGCAGGCAGATTCCGTGTTCCAGGAAGCCGTGCGCAAGGGTGGAGGCATTCCGTCGCAGGTCTATGGGGAGGATTTCCGCAAGCTCGTGCTGGCGGACAGCAAGCGGTGGGGAGACCTGATCAAGCGATTGGGCATCCTGCCGAGCTGA
- a CDS encoding response regulator: MTPRPSDHILIVDDDREIRELLTTYLVKNGLRVVAVPTGRHMRAALEESGPFDLIILDLMLPGEDGLTLCRDLRTGKYKATPILMLTARSDEADRILGLEMGADDYLAKPFSARELLARLRAVMRRTRMLPPNMLSTEAARKLAFGDWQVDTNARHLLDTDGVMVALSGAEYRLLRVFLDHPQKVLSRDQLLSLTQGREAELFERSIDLLISRLRQRLRDDARYPRYIKTVRSEGYVLASTVEAVD, translated from the coding sequence ATGACGCCAAGACCCTCCGATCACATCCTCATCGTCGACGACGACCGGGAAATTCGGGAGTTGCTTACCACCTACCTCGTCAAGAATGGTTTGCGCGTGGTCGCGGTGCCGACGGGGCGTCACATGCGCGCCGCGCTCGAAGAGTCCGGTCCGTTCGATCTGATCATCCTGGACCTGATGTTGCCGGGCGAGGACGGACTCACGCTCTGCCGCGATCTCCGAACCGGCAAATACAAAGCCACTCCCATCCTGATGCTGACAGCGCGCAGCGATGAAGCCGACCGGATCCTCGGGCTTGAAATGGGGGCCGACGACTACCTGGCCAAGCCCTTCTCTGCGCGAGAGTTGCTCGCTCGGCTGCGCGCGGTGATGCGCCGGACGCGGATGCTCCCACCGAACATGTTGTCCACCGAGGCCGCCCGCAAGCTCGCCTTCGGCGACTGGCAGGTCGATACGAACGCACGCCACCTGCTCGACACGGACGGTGTGATGGTGGCATTGAGCGGCGCCGAGTACAGGCTGCTTCGTGTGTTTCTCGACCATCCGCAGAAGGTGTTGAGCCGGGACCAGCTGCTGAGTCTCACCCAGGGCCGCGAGGCAGAGCTCTTCGAGCGTTCAATCGATCTTCTGATCAGCCGGCTGCGTCAGCGCCTCCGCGACGACGCACGCTATCCCCGCTACATCAAGACGGTAAGAAGCGAAGGCTACGTCCTCGCGTCGACCGTCGAGGCCGTGGATTGA
- a CDS encoding alpha/beta fold hydrolase produces the protein MSMPYSLPRRAFLGTAAIGVAASQLASMSAFAQSPGSPGVHAAASSGRALPLDPMAPLKSIDAGVLNVGYVERGSINGPPVVLLHGWPYDIHTYVDVAPILAAAGYRVIVPYLRGYGTTRFLADETPRNGQPAAIAVDIIALMDALNIQKATIAGCDWGARTACIIAALWPARVNGLVSVSGYLIGSQEAGKIPLPPEAELKWWYQYYLSTERGRAGYDKNRQAFAKLIWQTASPKWAFDDATFERSGAALENPDHVSIVVHNYRWRLGLAEGEAKYLELEKRLAQGPLIAVPTITLEGDANGAPHPEPSDYAKKFSGAYEHRLIKGGIGHNLPQEAPEAFAAAVVAVAGR, from the coding sequence ATGTCGATGCCCTACAGCCTTCCTCGCCGCGCGTTCCTTGGGACTGCAGCGATCGGTGTCGCTGCCAGCCAACTGGCCAGCATGTCTGCATTTGCGCAATCCCCCGGGTCGCCCGGTGTGCACGCTGCGGCGAGTTCCGGCCGCGCATTGCCTCTCGACCCCATGGCGCCGCTCAAGAGCATCGACGCGGGCGTGCTCAATGTGGGGTACGTCGAACGGGGCTCCATCAACGGTCCTCCGGTCGTCCTTCTTCACGGATGGCCGTACGACATTCATACGTATGTCGATGTCGCACCCATCCTCGCCGCGGCGGGTTACCGGGTCATTGTTCCGTATCTGCGTGGTTACGGCACGACTCGCTTCTTGGCTGACGAGACGCCACGCAACGGGCAGCCGGCGGCGATCGCTGTCGACATCATCGCCTTGATGGATGCGCTCAACATCCAGAAGGCGACCATCGCTGGATGCGATTGGGGAGCCCGCACAGCGTGCATCATTGCCGCGCTGTGGCCGGCGCGCGTGAACGGACTCGTCTCGGTCAGCGGCTATTTGATCGGTAGTCAGGAAGCCGGCAAGATCCCCCTGCCGCCCGAGGCCGAACTGAAGTGGTGGTACCAGTACTATCTTTCGACCGAGCGGGGCCGCGCCGGCTACGACAAGAACCGGCAAGCCTTCGCGAAACTGATCTGGCAGACCGCTTCACCCAAGTGGGCGTTCGACGATGCGACGTTCGAGCGCAGCGGAGCGGCGCTCGAGAACCCGGACCATGTCAGCATCGTGGTGCACAACTACCGTTGGCGCCTCGGGTTGGCGGAAGGAGAAGCAAAGTATCTCGAACTCGAGAAGAGGCTCGCGCAGGGTCCGCTCATTGCGGTGCCCACCATCACCCTGGAGGGAGATGCCAACGGCGCTCCGCATCCGGAACCCAGCGACTATGCAAAGAAGTTCTCGGGCGCGTACGAACACCGCCTGATCAAAGGTGGCATCGGACACAACCTGCCTCAGGAAGCACCAGAAGCCTTCGCGGCCGCAGTCGTTGCGGTAGCCGGTCGATAG
- a CDS encoding tRNA threonylcarbamoyladenosine dehydratase: MSAVQPALAAVDLDDADLARRFGGLDRLYGVPGAARIRDAHVLVAGIGGVGSWAVEALARSGVGRLTLIDLDHIAESNINRQIHALDSTIGQAKVEAMRERIVHIHPACEVLAIDDFVEPGNWQSLLARAQAVNGPVAAVVDACDQVRAKLAMAAWARETGAGFIAVGAAGGKRLAHKVDIDDLAAVTHDPLLAQLRQRLRKEYGAPREGRKIGVTCVFSRESVAPPDASCAIDDAGDGSLNCHGYGSVVSVTATFGQCAAGWVLDRIARSGTV; the protein is encoded by the coding sequence GTGAGTGCCGTCCAGCCCGCCCTTGCCGCTGTCGACCTCGACGACGCTGATCTGGCGCGCCGATTTGGCGGCCTGGATCGCCTCTATGGCGTGCCGGGAGCGGCCCGCATCCGCGACGCCCATGTGCTGGTCGCCGGCATCGGTGGCGTCGGCTCCTGGGCCGTCGAAGCGCTCGCGCGCAGCGGGGTCGGGCGGCTGACGTTGATCGACCTCGACCACATCGCCGAGTCGAACATCAACCGCCAGATCCACGCGCTCGACAGCACCATCGGACAGGCGAAGGTCGAGGCCATGCGCGAGCGCATCGTGCATATCCATCCTGCCTGCGAGGTGCTGGCCATCGACGACTTTGTCGAGCCCGGCAACTGGCAGTCGCTGCTTGCCCGCGCGCAAGCCGTGAACGGACCGGTGGCCGCGGTCGTCGATGCATGCGACCAGGTTCGAGCCAAGCTCGCGATGGCCGCATGGGCGCGCGAGACAGGCGCCGGCTTCATCGCGGTGGGAGCGGCCGGCGGCAAGCGGCTCGCACACAAGGTCGACATAGACGATCTCGCCGCCGTGACCCACGACCCGCTGCTAGCGCAACTGCGCCAGCGGCTGCGGAAGGAATATGGCGCGCCGCGAGAGGGCCGAAAGATCGGCGTGACCTGCGTCTTCAGCCGCGAAAGCGTCGCACCACCCGATGCCTCCTGCGCCATCGACGACGCGGGCGACGGCTCGCTCAACTGCCATGGCTATGGCTCCGTGGTCAGCGTGACGGCCACCTTCGGTCAATGCGCGGCAGGCTGGGTGCTGGATCGGATCGCCCGTAGCGGGACGGTATAA
- the ybgF gene encoding tol-pal system protein YbgF, whose amino-acid sequence MQRAVAPLRGAALAAALLCASFGTQAALFEDDEARRAILDLRQRVEAMRQQAEQRQNDENAQLRRSLLELQTQIEQMRGELQRMTGQNEQLTRTITEMQQRQGEIDDRLKKSEPSKVTVDGREFSADPREKADFEAALGIFRGGQFAQAQTAFAEFVKRYPQSGYNASALFWLGNAQYATRNYNEAIANFRSMLSLAPDHAKAPEAVLSIANCQIELKDTRAARRTLEDLTKAYPQSEAAQAGRERLSRLR is encoded by the coding sequence ATGCAACGAGCCGTTGCCCCGCTGCGCGGCGCGGCCCTGGCCGCCGCCCTGCTGTGCGCCTCTTTCGGCACGCAGGCTGCGCTGTTCGAGGACGACGAGGCGCGGCGTGCCATCCTCGATCTGCGCCAGCGCGTCGAGGCGATGCGCCAGCAGGCCGAGCAGCGCCAGAACGACGAAAACGCGCAGCTGCGGCGCAGTCTGCTCGAACTGCAAACGCAGATCGAGCAGATGCGCGGCGAACTGCAGCGCATGACGGGCCAGAACGAGCAGCTCACGCGCACCATCACCGAGATGCAGCAGCGCCAGGGCGAGATCGACGACCGGCTCAAGAAAAGCGAGCCTTCGAAGGTCACGGTCGACGGGCGAGAATTTTCGGCCGATCCACGCGAGAAGGCCGACTTCGAAGCGGCGCTGGGCATCTTCCGCGGTGGCCAGTTCGCGCAGGCACAGACGGCCTTCGCCGAGTTCGTCAAGCGTTATCCGCAGAGCGGCTACAACGCCTCGGCGCTGTTCTGGCTCGGCAACGCGCAGTACGCCACGCGCAACTACAACGAGGCGATCGCCAATTTCCGTTCGATGCTGTCGCTGGCGCCCGACCATGCCAAGGCGCCCGAGGCCGTGCTGTCGATCGCGAACTGCCAGATCGAATTGAAGGACACGCGCGCTGCGCGACGCACGCTGGAAGACCTGACCAAGGCCTATCCGCAGTCGGAGGCGGCGCAGGCCGGCCGCGAGCGCCTTTCGCGCTTGCGCTGA
- the pal gene encoding peptidoglycan-associated lipoprotein Pal gives MLRRTIYSLAIVALIAGCSSGTKLNDAPVVDRSGGTGSGGGAASGVAPVSIDPNAQTAQGPVGVARIVYFDFDSYTIKPEFQSLIDGHARFLKANPQRRVAIEGHTDERGGREYNLALGQKRSEAVRRALNLLGVSDNQIEAVSFGKEKPAAQGTGEDAWAQNRRAEITYRR, from the coding sequence ATGTTAAGACGTACGATTTATTCGCTGGCCATCGTGGCGCTCATCGCCGGGTGCTCGTCCGGCACCAAGCTCAACGATGCACCGGTGGTGGATCGCTCGGGCGGCACCGGCTCAGGCGGTGGCGCGGCCAGCGGCGTGGCGCCGGTCAGCATCGACCCGAATGCCCAGACCGCGCAGGGCCCGGTCGGCGTGGCACGCATCGTCTATTTCGACTTCGACAGCTACACCATCAAGCCCGAGTTCCAGTCGTTGATCGACGGCCACGCGCGCTTCCTGAAGGCCAACCCGCAGCGCCGCGTTGCGATCGAAGGCCACACCGACGAGCGCGGCGGCCGCGAGTACAACCTGGCGCTGGGCCAGAAGCGCTCAGAAGCTGTGCGCCGCGCGCTCAACCTGCTGGGCGTCTCCGACAACCAGATCGAAGCCGTGAGCTTTGGCAAGGAAAAGCCGGCAGCGCAGGGTACCGGTGAGGACGCGTGGGCGCAGAACCGCCGCGCCGAGATCACGTACCGCCGATGA
- the tolB gene encoding Tol-Pal system beta propeller repeat protein TolB, which produces MKKQLQDISPTPSSSFSVRRTLIAALAASPFAPAFAQFRVEVSGVGLTQLPIALVPFKGEDASPQKISAIVQADLERSGQFRGVDASGQSLDEASRPDLSLWRQRTADSLVAGSVTRLADGRFDVKFRLWDVVRGQDLGGQSYTVPQGDLRLAAHRVADYVYEKLTGERGIFSTRIAYVTKGANRYNLWVADADGENAQAALASPEPIISPVWSSSGTQLAYVSFESRKPVVYVHSVASGQRRLVANFKGSNSAPAWAPDGNTLAVTLSRDGGSQLYTIPAGGGEPRRLTQSNSIDTEPVYSADGGTIYFVSDRGGAPQIYKMSASGGNPTRVTFSGTYNISPSVSADGRWLAYISRVGGAFKLHVMELASGNVTALTDTTADENPSFAPNSKLIVYATRLGGREALMTTTLDGKIKARLAGQAGDIREPDWGPFQKQ; this is translated from the coding sequence ATGAAAAAGCAGTTGCAAGACATCTCCCCAACCCCTTCTTCATCGTTCTCCGTTCGCCGCACGTTGATTGCGGCCCTGGCTGCCTCCCCCTTCGCTCCCGCCTTCGCCCAGTTCCGGGTTGAAGTCTCGGGCGTTGGCTTGACGCAGCTGCCGATTGCGCTCGTCCCCTTCAAGGGCGAAGACGCATCGCCGCAAAAGATCTCCGCCATCGTGCAGGCCGACCTGGAACGCAGCGGCCAGTTCCGCGGTGTCGATGCCAGCGGCCAGTCGCTCGACGAAGCCTCCCGGCCCGACCTGAGCCTGTGGCGCCAGCGCACGGCCGATTCGCTGGTCGCGGGCAGCGTGACTCGCCTGGCCGATGGCCGTTTCGACGTGAAGTTCCGCCTGTGGGACGTGGTGCGCGGGCAAGACCTCGGCGGCCAGAGCTACACCGTGCCGCAAGGCGACCTGCGCCTCGCCGCGCACCGCGTTGCCGACTACGTCTACGAAAAGCTGACCGGCGAGAGAGGCATCTTCTCGACCCGCATCGCCTACGTCACCAAGGGTGCCAACCGCTACAACCTGTGGGTGGCCGACGCCGACGGGGAGAACGCGCAGGCTGCGCTCGCGAGCCCGGAGCCGATCATTTCCCCGGTCTGGTCCTCCAGCGGGACGCAGCTGGCCTACGTGTCCTTCGAGTCGCGCAAGCCCGTGGTCTATGTGCACAGCGTGGCAAGCGGGCAGCGCCGGCTCGTGGCCAACTTCAAGGGCTCCAACAGCGCACCCGCCTGGGCGCCCGATGGCAACACCTTGGCCGTCACGCTGAGCCGCGATGGCGGTTCGCAGCTCTACACCATCCCCGCGGGCGGCGGAGAGCCGCGCCGACTCACGCAGAGCAACAGCATCGACACGGAGCCCGTGTACTCCGCCGATGGCGGCACCATCTACTTCGTGAGCGACCGCGGCGGTGCGCCACAGATCTACAAGATGAGCGCAAGCGGGGGCAACCCCACCCGCGTGACCTTCAGCGGCACCTACAACATCTCTCCGTCGGTCAGCGCCGATGGCCGGTGGTTGGCCTACATCTCCCGGGTCGGCGGCGCCTTCAAACTCCACGTGATGGAACTTGCGTCCGGAAATGTCACTGCGCTCACCGACACGACCGCCGACGAGAATCCCAGTTTCGCCCCCAACAGCAAGCTGATCGTCTACGCCACCCGGCTGGGAGGCCGTGAGGCGCTGATGACGACCACGCTCGACGGAAAAATCAAGGCGCGACTGGCCGGGCAGGCAGGAGACATCCGTGAACCGGACTGGGGTCCGTTTCAAAAGCAATGA